A part of Marinobacter psychrophilus genomic DNA contains:
- a CDS encoding PepSY-associated TM helix domain-containing protein, with protein MATSVWLKHLLRWHWVSSALALFGLLLFVITGVTLNHAGQIPGTPVVTVVEGIAPDAVLASVVEAQKADSAVLPIALNHWLKREQGLALKPGAVEWSEYELYVSLPKPGGDAWLSLDLNTGELLYETTDRGWIAWLNDLHKGRNAGPVWFWFIDVFAVICLVFCLTGLAVLGLHARERISVWPVVGLGVLLPLLLAVVFVH; from the coding sequence ATGGCGACGAGCGTTTGGTTGAAGCATTTGCTGCGCTGGCACTGGGTCAGTTCAGCTTTGGCGCTGTTTGGCCTGCTGCTGTTCGTTATCACTGGCGTCACGTTGAACCACGCAGGGCAAATACCCGGCACGCCGGTTGTAACGGTTGTAGAGGGCATAGCGCCTGATGCTGTTCTGGCGTCAGTGGTAGAAGCTCAAAAAGCTGACTCAGCGGTCCTGCCCATAGCGTTGAATCACTGGTTAAAGCGTGAACAAGGGCTGGCGCTAAAACCGGGTGCGGTTGAATGGAGCGAGTACGAGCTTTATGTGTCGCTGCCTAAGCCAGGAGGCGACGCATGGTTGAGTTTGGATTTGAACACCGGTGAGCTGCTTTACGAAACCACCGACCGGGGCTGGATTGCTTGGCTTAACGACTTGCACAAGGGCCGCAATGCCGGCCCGGTATGGTTCTGGTTTATCGATGTGTTCGCGGTAATTTGCCTGGTGTTCTGCCTTACAGGCCTGGCGGTATTGGGTCTGCATGCGCGGGAGCGAATCTCGGTGTGGCCGGTGGTTGGATTGGGTGT
- a CDS encoding TonB-dependent receptor domain-containing protein: protein MKTLTPSLLSIAIVSGTGAAHAQQPIQLDTMVVSASGIEQKITDAPASITVISKEELDRKPYVTLLDAVRQVEGVDVGETTDKTGQGGISIRGMGADYTLILIDGKRQNNVGDIYPNNFGGNQFNHIPPKEMIERIEIIRGPASTLYGADALGGVINIITKKIGDAWHGSLSHSRTVETDSDFGDDDTSEFTLSGPIIANRLGVGLRGSWYNRDASNPGYEPGIDPNGNPVSRELGFGSGGRTVNNENLNLGARVTYRLADNQDLTLDYETSQQEYDNKPQDNNNPLGTTDSVNRLPRAGYALEQQFNREQASIRHQGQWAFANSDITLHRIETSNDGRTLPLTALERLEYDRLVTNGASDANIEATFLPRTKRILETRQTTVDVKLDSLVGDHLLVYGGQYLDAEMEDGTFGMTGSGFSGGKTQPHRQWAAFVEDNWEMTDDFTLTAGVRYDDHNIFGGNTSPRIYGNWELNPSWAIKGGVSTGYKAPKASDLFPGITGFGGQGTRPFVGTPDLESETSVNSELAVYYNHSQGHNINVTVFANRFKDKIESGGSILHCDDPAADASDCAPLAKEWNDVLGNGYTFGQKVNVDKADINGIEVAGRYYILDALSLKANYTYTDAEIKSGADKGKPLSGTAKHMANATLD, encoded by the coding sequence GTGAAGACGCTTACACCTTCCCTGCTCTCTATTGCCATTGTTTCAGGCACTGGTGCCGCACATGCGCAACAGCCGATACAACTGGATACCATGGTGGTTAGTGCCTCCGGCATTGAACAAAAAATAACCGACGCACCAGCCTCGATTACCGTCATCAGCAAAGAGGAGCTTGATCGTAAGCCCTATGTCACTTTGTTAGATGCGGTGCGGCAGGTAGAGGGCGTAGACGTAGGCGAAACAACCGACAAGACCGGCCAGGGTGGGATTAGCATTCGCGGTATGGGTGCGGACTACACGTTGATTCTGATTGACGGCAAGCGCCAGAATAACGTGGGCGATATTTATCCGAACAACTTTGGCGGTAACCAGTTCAATCACATTCCGCCGAAGGAGATGATCGAGCGCATCGAGATTATTCGTGGTCCGGCATCTACCTTGTATGGCGCAGATGCTCTGGGTGGTGTTATCAACATCATCACCAAGAAAATCGGCGATGCCTGGCACGGATCTCTTTCTCACAGCCGCACCGTTGAGACCGACAGCGATTTTGGCGATGACGACACCTCAGAATTCACACTTTCCGGGCCAATCATTGCCAACAGACTGGGCGTTGGTTTGCGTGGTTCTTGGTACAACCGTGACGCGTCTAATCCGGGCTATGAACCGGGCATTGACCCAAATGGCAATCCGGTATCCCGGGAGCTGGGCTTTGGCAGCGGCGGGCGCACGGTAAATAATGAAAACCTGAACCTGGGTGCGCGAGTAACCTATCGCTTGGCCGACAACCAGGATCTGACCCTGGACTATGAAACTTCGCAACAGGAGTACGACAACAAGCCGCAAGACAATAACAATCCTCTGGGCACAACCGACAGTGTTAACCGCTTGCCCCGCGCCGGTTATGCGCTGGAACAGCAATTCAACCGGGAACAGGCATCCATTCGCCATCAGGGCCAATGGGCTTTTGCCAACAGCGATATCACCCTGCACCGTATTGAAACGTCTAACGATGGCCGTACACTGCCACTAACGGCATTGGAACGCCTTGAGTACGACCGCCTGGTCACAAACGGCGCGAGCGACGCGAATATTGAAGCGACCTTCCTGCCCCGCACCAAACGGATTCTGGAAACTCGCCAAACCACCGTCGATGTCAAACTTGACTCGCTGGTTGGTGACCATCTGCTGGTGTACGGCGGCCAGTACCTGGATGCGGAAATGGAAGACGGAACGTTCGGCATGACCGGCAGCGGTTTTAGCGGCGGTAAAACCCAGCCCCATCGCCAATGGGCAGCGTTTGTGGAAGACAACTGGGAAATGACCGATGACTTCACGCTAACGGCCGGTGTGCGTTATGACGACCATAATATTTTTGGTGGCAATACCAGCCCCAGAATTTACGGTAACTGGGAGCTTAACCCGTCATGGGCGATCAAAGGTGGCGTAAGCACCGGTTATAAAGCACCCAAAGCGAGCGACTTGTTCCCGGGTATTACCGGTTTTGGTGGCCAGGGCACGCGGCCGTTTGTGGGAACACCGGATCTTGAATCTGAAACCAGTGTGAACAGCGAACTGGCGGTGTATTACAACCACTCGCAAGGCCACAACATCAACGTGACGGTGTTTGCCAACCGCTTTAAAGACAAGATTGAGTCTGGCGGCAGTATTCTGCACTGCGATGACCCAGCCGCAGACGCAAGTGACTGCGCACCACTGGCAAAAGAGTGGAATGACGTTCTGGGCAACGGCTATACCTTTGGCCAAAAAGTAAACGTCGACAAGGCCGATATAAACGGCATTGAAGTTGCGGGCCGCTATTACATTCTGGACGCGCTGTCGCTAAAGGCCAATTACACCTACACCGACGCGGAAATAAAAAGCGGCGCAGACAAAGGCAAACCATTGAGTGGCACCGCCAAGCACATGGCAAACGCTACGCTGGACTAG
- a CDS encoding RluA family pseudouridine synthase codes for MRTTVDITVETPGLAVDILSEASGLPKQRIKDAMAKGACWWTLKGKIVRLRKAKRDVKAGTRMQLYYDEAVLTRKAPEAELLEDKGHYSVWFKPHGLLAQGSQWGDHCSLLRVAEVQLTRPCFLIHRLDADAAGLMLIAHDSKAAAALSQLFAGRTIVKQYLADVTGVLDVKEQTIDGDIDGKAAISHVSTFYINAGSINTNALNSNSINASSINTKAEDTEASTSRVNVRIETGRKHQIRRHLASIGHPIVADRLYGSAAGVPLQLLAYYLQFNCPLTKSKMTLELPERLKQLGLETLQKFPKGSSLQESADAKRS; via the coding sequence ATGCGAACCACCGTTGATATCACCGTAGAAACCCCCGGCCTAGCCGTGGATATTTTGAGTGAGGCTTCCGGCCTGCCGAAGCAGCGTATCAAAGACGCCATGGCGAAAGGCGCGTGCTGGTGGACCTTGAAGGGTAAGATTGTGCGGCTGCGCAAAGCCAAGCGTGACGTTAAAGCTGGCACCCGCATGCAGCTGTACTATGACGAGGCAGTTCTGACGCGCAAGGCGCCAGAGGCTGAGCTGCTGGAAGACAAGGGCCACTACAGTGTGTGGTTCAAACCCCACGGGCTATTGGCACAGGGCTCACAATGGGGTGATCACTGCAGTTTATTGCGGGTGGCCGAGGTGCAATTAACCCGACCCTGCTTTTTGATTCATCGCCTGGACGCCGACGCTGCAGGTTTGATGCTGATTGCTCACGATTCAAAAGCTGCGGCTGCACTGTCACAGTTGTTTGCCGGGCGCACGATCGTAAAACAGTATCTGGCAGACGTAACGGGCGTGTTGGATGTGAAGGAGCAGACGATTGACGGGGACATTGACGGTAAGGCCGCGATTAGTCATGTGAGTACTTTTTATATCAATGCCGGCTCCATCAATACCAACGCCCTCAATTCCAACTCCATCAATGCCAGCTCCATCAATACTAAGGCCGAGGATACTGAGGCCAGCACTTCAAGAGTGAATGTGCGCATTGAAACCGGGCGAAAACACCAGATTCGCCGCCATTTAGCGAGTATTGGCCACCCGATTGTGGCCGACAGGCTGTATGGCTCAGCCGCTGGGGTACCCTTGCAACTGCTGGCGTATTATCTGCAATTCAACTGCCCGCTGACGAAGTCAAAAATGACCTTGGAGTTGCCGGAACGGTTGAAGCAGCTGGGCTTAGAAACCCTGCAAAAGTTCCCGAAAGGAAGCTCTTTACAGGAATCTGCTGACGCGAAACGTAGTTAA
- a CDS encoding NAD-dependent epimerase yields the protein MKILVTGSAGFIGFHLAQRLLDRGDEVIGVDNLNDYYDVNLKEARLARLTDKAGFTEVRQNIADRDLMAALFEKHKPERVVHLAAQAGVRYSIENPHAYVDANLVGFMNILEGCRRNDVQHLVYASSSSVYGANEAMPFSVHDNVDHPLSLYAASKKANELMAHTYSHLYNLPTTGLRFFTVYGPWGRPDMAPFIFTKKILAGEPIDVFNHGHHKRDFTYIDDIVEGVVRTLDQIAQPNSQWSGAQPDPSTSRGPYRIYNIGSNNPVELARFIETIEQCTGKKAEKNLLPMQPGDVVATYANVDGLINDVGYKPETQLEQGVEQFVQWYRDFYQV from the coding sequence TTGAAAATTCTGGTCACCGGTAGCGCCGGTTTTATTGGTTTCCATCTTGCGCAACGCCTGCTGGATCGTGGCGACGAAGTCATCGGGGTTGATAACCTGAATGACTACTACGATGTGAATCTGAAAGAAGCTCGCCTGGCACGGCTAACGGACAAAGCCGGCTTTACGGAAGTGCGCCAGAATATCGCCGACCGTGACCTTATGGCCGCACTCTTTGAAAAACACAAACCGGAGCGTGTGGTGCATTTGGCGGCCCAAGCCGGGGTGCGCTATTCCATCGAAAACCCCCATGCCTATGTAGACGCAAACCTAGTGGGCTTTATGAATATTCTGGAAGGCTGCCGCCGCAACGACGTGCAGCATCTGGTGTATGCGTCCAGTAGCTCGGTTTATGGCGCCAACGAAGCCATGCCGTTCTCGGTGCACGACAACGTAGACCACCCGCTTAGCCTTTACGCGGCCTCGAAAAAAGCCAATGAGCTAATGGCCCACACCTACAGCCATCTGTACAACCTTCCCACCACCGGGCTGCGCTTTTTCACTGTATACGGTCCCTGGGGCCGGCCCGATATGGCGCCGTTTATCTTCACCAAGAAAATTCTGGCCGGCGAGCCGATTGACGTATTCAACCACGGTCATCACAAACGCGATTTCACGTACATCGACGATATTGTAGAAGGCGTGGTTCGCACTCTGGATCAAATAGCGCAACCGAATTCCCAATGGAGCGGCGCGCAGCCAGATCCCAGCACCAGCCGTGGGCCTTATCGCATCTACAACATCGGCAGCAACAATCCGGTGGAATTGGCTCGGTTTATTGAAACCATCGAGCAGTGTACCGGTAAAAAAGCCGAGAAAAATCTGCTGCCCATGCAGCCGGGTGACGTGGTCGCAACCTACGCCAACGTCGATGGCCTGATCAATGATGTCGGTTACAAACCCGAAACCCAGCTAGAGCAGGGTGTTGAACAGTTTGTTCAGTGGTATCGGGATTTCTATCAGGTTTAA
- a CDS encoding TIGR04219 family outer membrane beta-barrel protein translates to MRRLFTILVGSAVLVAPAAQADVFGLGAQIGYWDSELSGDVAANGGSVDVKDELNLDGESSNQLSLYLEHPVPLLPNVRVAYVNIDQTARGRLSGDFDGISDGSDVRSDLELEQLDLTLYYEVLDNWVNLDLGLTARDFSGELLVQGNGQSSRTTANAVVPMGYLAARFDLPFSGVSVGVVGNAIAYSGDSLHDFNVYGQYQLSVLQLRAGYRQMAVDYEDGDDRFDVEIDGPFVSAGVVF, encoded by the coding sequence ATGCGCAGATTATTTACGATTTTGGTCGGATCAGCCGTTCTAGTAGCGCCTGCGGCGCAAGCAGACGTGTTCGGGCTTGGGGCTCAGATAGGTTACTGGGATTCGGAACTGTCTGGTGACGTTGCAGCCAATGGTGGCTCGGTGGACGTCAAAGACGAGCTCAATCTGGACGGTGAAAGCAGCAATCAGCTGAGCTTGTATCTGGAACACCCGGTCCCTCTGCTGCCCAATGTGCGCGTGGCTTATGTCAATATTGACCAGACTGCCCGCGGCCGTTTGAGCGGTGACTTCGATGGTATTAGCGACGGCTCAGACGTACGCTCTGATCTGGAACTGGAACAGCTTGACCTTACCCTGTACTACGAAGTACTGGATAACTGGGTCAATCTGGACCTGGGCCTGACTGCGCGGGACTTCTCCGGCGAGTTGCTGGTGCAGGGTAATGGCCAGAGTAGCCGGACAACAGCCAACGCTGTTGTGCCCATGGGCTATCTTGCAGCGCGTTTTGATCTGCCGTTCAGCGGTGTCAGTGTTGGCGTCGTAGGCAATGCTATTGCCTACAGCGGTGACTCTCTGCACGATTTTAACGTGTACGGCCAGTATCAGTTGTCAGTGCTGCAGTTGCGCGCCGGCTATCGCCAAATGGCGGTGGATTACGAAGACGGTGACGACCGCTTCGACGTGGAAATAGATGGTCCGTTTGTCAGCGCCGGAGTGGTTTTTTAA
- the purC gene encoding phosphoribosylaminoimidazolesuccinocarboxamide synthase has protein sequence MEKREELYAGKAKSVHTTDDPERFVLVFRDDTSAFDGERVEQLNRKGMVNNKFNAFIMEKLEAAGIPTHFEGLLSNTECLVKKLDMIPVECVIRNISAGSLCRRIGVEEGLELNPPTFELFLKNDALHDPMVNESLAITLSWAKADELAQMKTLTYKVNDVLKTLFADAGMLLVDYKLEFGRSHGQIVLGDEFSPDGCRIWDAETRNKMDKDRFRQGLGNVIETYEEVGRRLGMSFD, from the coding sequence ATGGAAAAGCGCGAAGAACTCTACGCTGGCAAGGCCAAATCGGTGCACACCACTGACGATCCTGAGCGTTTTGTACTGGTATTCCGCGATGACACCTCGGCCTTTGACGGCGAGAGAGTAGAGCAGCTGAATCGCAAAGGCATGGTGAACAACAAGTTCAACGCCTTCATTATGGAAAAGCTGGAAGCTGCGGGCATTCCTACCCACTTTGAAGGCTTGCTTTCAAACACTGAATGCCTGGTGAAAAAGCTCGACATGATTCCGGTCGAGTGTGTGATTCGCAACATCTCCGCCGGCAGCCTGTGCCGCCGTATTGGCGTAGAAGAGGGCCTGGAGCTGAACCCGCCCACCTTTGAGCTGTTCCTGAAAAACGACGCATTGCACGACCCAATGGTCAACGAATCACTGGCGATAACCCTGAGCTGGGCCAAGGCTGACGAGCTGGCACAGATGAAAACGCTGACCTATAAAGTAAACGACGTGCTTAAAACCCTGTTTGCAGACGCCGGCATGCTATTGGTTGACTACAAACTGGAATTTGGCCGTAGCCATGGCCAGATTGTGCTGGGCGACGAGTTCAGCCCCGATGGCTGCCGCATATGGGATGCCGAAACCCGCAATAAAATGGACAAAGACCGTTTTCGCCAAGGCCTTGGTAACGTGATTGAAACCTACGAAGAAGTAGGCCGCCGTTTGGGTATGTCGTTCGACTGA
- the bamC gene encoding outer membrane protein assembly factor BamC — protein sequence MQVLSRTRYLRCTASFKTVACKPLATAAGFALLAGLGGCGVLSDRSADYVSAPEGETIELPASADESRFRQIMPVRDINLANAGKFYPDGIPTPPDMTSEILDQNYAVETLDGRAWLLVNDVPGRLWPAVTAYMSDRRLGVAFDSPLLGLQQSELVNFSLRARELVQLEGEASASEPKVLLQVRIAPGVRRKSTEIQVRNIEVADQPEALLNWDTTLAPDSADLELQKRVLADMGEFLKAGEEKKSFSRAASGMTSKPLVKLISKNEQASAIEMQLDYGRAWAEVSRALKESDMTVIDLNRSAGWLQVDYRSADERESGWFNWFSWFSDNEVPRHTHTVNVTRGEQTVQVSAETAVNDGGEQTPSALLNRLFDYLY from the coding sequence ATGCAGGTTCTCTCCAGAACCCGTTATTTAAGGTGCACCGCGTCTTTTAAGACCGTGGCCTGTAAACCCCTGGCCACCGCCGCCGGCTTTGCACTGTTGGCAGGCTTGGGAGGCTGCGGTGTGTTGTCGGACCGTTCCGCGGATTACGTCAGTGCGCCTGAGGGTGAAACCATTGAGCTGCCCGCAAGTGCCGACGAATCCCGCTTCCGCCAGATTATGCCAGTGCGTGATATTAACCTGGCTAACGCGGGCAAATTTTACCCGGACGGCATTCCAACGCCGCCGGACATGACCTCTGAAATTCTGGATCAGAATTATGCGGTAGAAACGCTAGACGGCCGCGCCTGGCTGTTGGTGAACGACGTTCCAGGTCGCTTGTGGCCCGCAGTCACCGCGTATATGTCTGACCGACGCCTGGGCGTTGCGTTCGACAGTCCGCTGCTTGGCTTGCAGCAGAGCGAATTGGTGAACTTCAGTCTTCGCGCTCGTGAACTGGTGCAGCTTGAGGGTGAAGCCAGCGCAAGCGAACCCAAAGTACTACTGCAGGTACGCATTGCACCCGGTGTTCGCCGTAAATCCACGGAAATTCAGGTGCGCAATATAGAGGTAGCTGATCAGCCCGAGGCTTTGCTGAACTGGGATACCACCCTTGCTCCAGACTCCGCTGACCTGGAACTGCAAAAACGGGTTCTGGCCGATATGGGCGAGTTTTTGAAAGCCGGGGAAGAGAAAAAATCTTTCTCGCGTGCGGCTTCGGGTATGACCAGCAAACCCTTGGTAAAACTGATATCCAAAAACGAGCAAGCCAGTGCCATCGAAATGCAGCTCGATTACGGTCGCGCCTGGGCGGAAGTCAGCCGCGCATTAAAAGAATCCGATATGACCGTCATAGACCTGAACCGCAGTGCAGGCTGGCTGCAGGTAGACTATCGCAGCGCCGACGAGCGCGAGTCGGGCTGGTTCAACTGGTTCAGCTGGTTTAGCGATAACGAAGTTCCGCGCCACACCCATACGGTGAACGTTACCCGCGGCGAACAGACGGTGCAGGTTAGTGCGGAAACCGCCGTTAATGACGGCGGTGAACAAACACCTTCCGCGCTTTTAAATCGCCTGTTTGACTATCTTTATTAG
- the dapA gene encoding 4-hydroxy-tetrahydrodipicolinate synthase, with protein MITGSLVALVTPMHPNGDIHWEHLDKLVDFHIENGTHGIVAVGTTGESATLDPEEHCKTIGHIIKRVNGRIPVIAGTGGNSTREAIALTSAAHKLGADACLLVVPYYNKPTQEGLYQHFRTIAEAVPMMKQMLYNVPGRTACDMLNETVVRLADIPNIIAIKDATGNVPRGAELIQAVEGRLDVYSGDDATAMELMLAGAKGNVSVTANVAPRAMAELCTAAVAGNREEAERLNELLMPLNRKLFLEANPIPVKWALQRMGMIGDGLRLPLTVLSEPFHGEVEDALKASGVL; from the coding sequence ATGATTACGGGTAGCCTTGTCGCACTGGTCACACCTATGCACCCAAATGGAGACATTCATTGGGAGCACCTGGACAAACTGGTGGACTTTCACATTGAAAATGGCACTCATGGCATCGTTGCCGTGGGCACAACCGGCGAGTCTGCGACTCTGGACCCGGAAGAGCACTGTAAAACCATCGGCCACATCATCAAACGGGTGAATGGTCGCATTCCGGTAATTGCCGGAACCGGTGGCAACAGTACCCGCGAAGCCATTGCGCTTACGTCTGCGGCCCACAAGCTGGGAGCCGATGCCTGCCTGTTAGTGGTGCCTTATTACAATAAGCCAACCCAAGAAGGCCTGTACCAGCATTTCCGCACCATCGCCGAAGCCGTCCCGATGATGAAGCAAATGCTTTACAACGTCCCTGGCCGCACCGCCTGCGACATGCTGAACGAAACTGTGGTTCGCCTAGCCGATATTCCCAACATCATCGCCATTAAAGATGCCACCGGCAATGTTCCCCGCGGCGCTGAGTTAATTCAAGCGGTAGAAGGCCGTTTGGACGTTTATTCGGGTGACGACGCAACCGCCATGGAACTGATGCTGGCCGGCGCCAAAGGCAACGTATCGGTAACGGCCAACGTTGCCCCCCGGGCCATGGCCGAGTTGTGCACGGCTGCCGTTGCGGGCAATCGTGAAGAAGCCGAACGTCTGAACGAACTGCTGATGCCCCTGAATCGCAAACTGTTCCTGGAAGCCAATCCGATTCCGGTAAAATGGGCGTTGCAACGCATGGGTATGATCGGTGACGGCTTGCGCTTGCCACTGACTGTACTCAGCGAACCATTCCATGGCGAAGTGGAAGATGCCCTGAAAGCCTCAGGCGTACTCTGA